One Qiania dongpingensis genomic window carries:
- a CDS encoding sugar ABC transporter substrate-binding protein, producing MKKRLVSLMCAAVMAVSLIGCGGGKAANETTKAPDASKETTAAKESDGQKETTAPETTKAGIDTSSLERELKLSKDPSEYKICVYWPAPDTYFEENIQPGYQQIEKEYGVTIDYAIGTEWTQDIENQIVEAKAAEGYNLFLIYGADTSGANALYKELIEADCKVINYGGKVDDPQESAATICGDVYDYSYEATKKMIEEMGGKGSIINVLENLGDVNTLERQKGVEAAVAESDGVTICQTIGDITTEDEGYEKVANALAANPNATGIIATGGTASRGMTNALKDYYASNSDAKHLYAVATDPSEEVLGGLEDGTLDVGVAQNGYGQGYLGSLSLLYMAEGWTIKDWGVHIVTGYVFITKDNIDTYDKEIEELSVKIAADLESTYLNKPE from the coding sequence ATGAAAAAAAGGTTAGTTAGTTTGATGTGTGCAGCGGTCATGGCAGTCAGCCTGATCGGCTGCGGAGGCGGCAAGGCGGCGAATGAGACCACAAAGGCTCCGGACGCTTCGAAGGAGACGACGGCGGCAAAGGAAAGCGACGGCCAGAAGGAGACGACGGCGCCGGAGACCACGAAGGCGGGAATCGATACCAGCTCACTGGAACGGGAGCTGAAGCTCTCTAAAGATCCCAGCGAGTATAAGATCTGTGTTTACTGGCCGGCTCCCGATACTTATTTCGAAGAGAATATCCAGCCCGGGTATCAGCAGATTGAAAAAGAATATGGCGTGACCATTGACTATGCCATCGGCACGGAATGGACACAGGACATCGAGAACCAGATTGTAGAGGCGAAAGCGGCTGAGGGATATAATTTATTCCTGATCTACGGCGCGGATACTTCCGGAGCCAATGCTCTTTACAAAGAGCTGATAGAAGCGGACTGCAAGGTTATAAATTACGGCGGCAAGGTAGACGATCCTCAGGAATCGGCAGCCACCATCTGCGGCGATGTGTATGATTACTCTTATGAAGCCACTAAGAAAATGATCGAGGAGATGGGCGGAAAAGGTTCTATCATCAATGTCCTTGAGAACCTGGGAGACGTAAATACTCTGGAAAGACAGAAGGGCGTAGAGGCGGCAGTGGCTGAAAGTGACGGCGTGACCATCTGCCAGACCATCGGCGATATTACGACAGAGGATGAAGGATACGAAAAAGTAGCGAACGCGCTGGCGGCAAACCCCAACGCGACAGGGATCATTGCCACCGGAGGCACGGCTTCCAGAGGCATGACCAACGCTTTGAAGGATTATTATGCTTCCAACAGTGACGCAAAGCATTTGTACGCAGTGGCGACGGACCCCTCTGAAGAAGTGTTGGGCGGTCTGGAAGACGGGACACTTGACGTCGGAGTAGCACAGAACGGCTATGGACAGGGATATCTGGGAAGCCTGTCGCTGCTGTATATGGCAGAGGGATGGACCATCAAAGACTGGGGAGTACATATTGTGACCGGCTATGTCTTCATTACAAAGGATAATATAGATACCTATGATAAAGAGATCGAAGAGCTGAGCGTTAAGATCGCGGCAGATCTGGAGTCCACATATCTGAACAAGCCGGAATAA
- a CDS encoding sugar ABC transporter ATP-binding protein, with protein sequence MLEVSGVSKSFPGVKALQDISVPFKDGEIHALLGENGAGKSTLMKIICGIYKADTGKVVLDGKELKLHGYGDAVKQHISMVHQEIQLIPEGSIAENIINDKISQFTKFGFVNWKAINQFALKYMKEVGLDFPPEKKVRFLSAAHKQLIQIAKALSADARVLLLDEPTSSLTRHEANTLFELVRKLKDKGMIIIFVSHKLEEVQVIADRVTVFRDGRLVGTDSIGNMENSKIIKMMIGRDFVYRYRGRLDAYNGEVALEARNITSRIHGFKDMSFKVHKGEILGFYGLVGSGRTELVRTMLNIDKRDGGEVLLWGKPVKIDSFKTALHKYKIGYVTENRKEEGLFLEHTVAMNVCVNSWNKSYYRHIPFINLKKEKENADVFAKRLEIKTPSLNTLAGKLSGGNQQKISIAKWLAADCDILIIDEPTVGVDIGAKEYIHELIWNLAAKEGKTVILISSDMNEMISLARRILIFRDRQITGELSGEEFFAKSGEEISTEIGKSFV encoded by the coding sequence ATGCTGGAAGTTAGCGGTGTTTCAAAATCCTTTCCGGGCGTAAAAGCGCTACAGGATATCTCGGTACCGTTTAAAGACGGAGAGATCCACGCACTCTTGGGGGAGAACGGCGCCGGAAAAAGTACATTGATGAAGATTATCTGCGGAATCTATAAAGCAGATACCGGCAAGGTCGTGCTGGATGGAAAAGAGCTGAAACTTCATGGCTACGGCGATGCGGTGAAGCAGCACATCAGTATGGTGCACCAGGAGATCCAGCTGATTCCCGAAGGGAGTATTGCGGAAAACATCATCAATGACAAGATAAGCCAGTTTACAAAATTCGGATTTGTGAACTGGAAAGCCATCAATCAATTTGCGCTTAAATATATGAAAGAGGTGGGACTTGATTTTCCGCCGGAAAAGAAAGTGCGCTTTTTGAGCGCGGCGCATAAACAGCTCATCCAGATTGCGAAAGCGCTGAGCGCCGACGCGCGGGTCCTGCTTTTGGATGAACCGACCTCGTCTCTCACACGCCATGAGGCAAACACCTTGTTTGAGCTTGTGCGGAAGCTTAAAGATAAAGGGATGATAATCATATTCGTGTCCCATAAGCTGGAGGAAGTACAGGTTATCGCCGACCGGGTGACCGTGTTCCGCGACGGACGACTGGTAGGGACGGACAGCATTGGAAATATGGAAAATTCCAAGATTATTAAAATGATGATCGGGCGGGATTTTGTGTACCGTTACCGCGGCAGGCTGGACGCTTACAATGGTGAAGTCGCCCTGGAAGCGAGAAATATCACATCCCGTATCCATGGATTCAAGGACATGAGCTTCAAAGTGCATAAGGGGGAAATATTGGGCTTCTATGGACTGGTTGGCTCCGGCCGTACGGAGCTGGTCCGGACTATGCTGAATATTGATAAGCGCGACGGGGGAGAAGTATTGCTTTGGGGGAAACCGGTGAAGATCGATTCATTTAAAACGGCCCTCCATAAATATAAGATTGGATATGTGACGGAAAACAGAAAAGAAGAGGGCTTGTTCCTGGAACATACGGTAGCCATGAACGTCTGTGTGAATTCCTGGAATAAGAGCTATTACCGGCATATTCCGTTTATCAATTTAAAAAAAGAAAAGGAAAACGCGGATGTATTCGCGAAGCGCCTGGAGATTAAGACGCCCAGCCTCAATACGCTGGCCGGGAAGCTTTCCGGCGGCAACCAGCAGAAGATCAGCATTGCAAAATGGCTGGCGGCGGACTGCGACATCCTGATCATCGACGAACCGACCGTCGGGGTGGATATCGGCGCAAAGGAATACATTCATGAACTGATCTGGAATCTGGCGGCTAAGGAAGGAAAGACTGTGATCTTGATTTCCTCCGATATGAACGAGATGATCTCTCTGGCCAGAAGGATCCTGATCTTCAGGGACAGACAGATAACTGGAGAACTGTCCGGCGAAGAGTTCTTCGCAAAGTCCGGCGAGGAGATCAGCACCGAAATCGGAAAATCATTTGTGTAG
- a CDS encoding L-rhamnose mutarotase has product METVKKHAYMAEIKKEQAERYIADCRNRKEELDRKMKEAGFLQCRLYMQEVEKRTCLFCYTETAENGKKETPCSEWGDKWKEARHVYEFKLHEGDDLTCLQSKGIIIGAKRELLDEYIRLHDYQPQIIHDLCYQNGFRKSSIFVTELPGGGLYLLQFVEFLGEENPALYENDTYQEWLRVTGECQIPLPGEEFWKQMRPVYEFKR; this is encoded by the coding sequence ATGGAGACGGTGAAGAAACACGCTTATATGGCGGAAATAAAAAAAGAGCAGGCAGAACGGTATATTGCGGACTGCCGGAACAGAAAAGAAGAGCTGGACAGGAAAATGAAAGAGGCCGGTTTCCTGCAGTGCAGGCTTTATATGCAGGAAGTGGAGAAAAGAACCTGTCTGTTCTGTTACACCGAAACGGCAGAGAACGGAAAAAAAGAGACGCCATGTTCCGAATGGGGAGATAAATGGAAAGAGGCCAGGCATGTATATGAGTTTAAGCTTCATGAAGGGGATGACCTGACCTGCCTGCAGTCCAAAGGCATCATCATCGGTGCAAAAAGAGAGCTTCTGGATGAATATATCCGTCTGCACGATTACCAGCCTCAGATCATTCACGATCTTTGCTATCAGAACGGCTTCCGGAAATCCTCGATCTTTGTGACGGAGCTTCCCGGGGGAGGCCTGTATCTCCTGCAGTTCGTGGAGTTTCTGGGAGAAGAGAATCCGGCTCTTTATGAAAATGATACTTATCAGGAATGGCTGAGAGTCACCGGAGAGTGTCAGATACCGCTTCCGGGAGAAGAATTCTGGAAACAGATGCGGCCGGTATATGAGTTTAAACGATAA
- a CDS encoding D-lyxose/D-mannose family sugar isomerase, protein MKRSLVNASIRYAEELLEKNNFKLPEFGYWDLEEWKKHKDEIDVIDKLMLGWDMTDHGLGRFDEIGCVLFTIRNGLLDNPEVGVPYAEKLLIFKDGQRLPIHYHGFKTEDIINRGGGVMFIKLYNTIDGKAADTPVDIYQDGIKHTYAAGEEVLIYPGNSISITPGIAHTFGPKPGSGDLICGEVSKINDDNIDNYHIELQPKQYADIDEDEPVIHPLCNEYKKLVLQ, encoded by the coding sequence ATGAAACGTTCACTGGTAAATGCTTCGATCCGTTATGCGGAAGAGCTGTTGGAGAAAAACAATTTTAAACTTCCTGAATTTGGGTACTGGGACCTGGAGGAATGGAAGAAGCACAAAGATGAGATTGACGTGATCGATAAGCTCATGCTGGGATGGGATATGACGGACCATGGATTGGGCCGGTTTGACGAGATCGGATGCGTACTTTTTACGATCCGAAACGGTTTGCTGGATAATCCGGAGGTGGGTGTACCTTACGCGGAGAAGCTGCTGATATTCAAGGACGGACAAAGACTTCCCATCCATTATCATGGTTTTAAGACGGAAGATATCATCAACCGCGGGGGAGGCGTGATGTTCATCAAGCTGTATAATACCATAGACGGAAAAGCGGCTGACACGCCCGTGGACATTTATCAGGACGGGATCAAGCATACCTACGCGGCAGGAGAAGAAGTGCTGATCTATCCCGGCAACAGCATCAGCATCACTCCCGGGATCGCCCATACGTTTGGCCCGAAGCCGGGATCCGGGGACCTGATCTGCGGCGAGGTCTCCAAGATCAACGACGATAACATAGATAACTATCATATCGAGCTCCAGCCGAAGCAGTATGCGGACATAGACGAAGATGAACCGGTGATCCATCCCCTGTGCAACGAATACAAAAAGCTTGTTCTGCAGTGA
- a CDS encoding carbohydrate kinase family protein, with the protein MDNQNKEYDVICIGQVVQDILVTDIPEDALVSGKDTVMAGQVLLASGGDAVNEAVTLARLGDHSALLTRLDKRNVGDMIFGDLVREGVDTSLLVRPDDCRTFSTVVVVKPNGDHSFLVGPGENFTPEMSDVDLSVLRKTRAVTAGSLFALGALDQNGIEVIFEEAQKAGALTIADMNFDCAGIGPHAVKKVYPYTDYLMPSYDEAVYVTGEKDPDAIADVFLNAGVKNVVLKMGAEGCFFKSGEKRFFTDPFKIKPLDTTGCGDNFVAGFVHCLLKGMEPEACAEFACGAGALNSQGLGAHLYIRSEQHVEEFIRQAEKAALNRK; encoded by the coding sequence ATGGATAATCAGAACAAAGAATATGATGTGATCTGCATTGGCCAGGTGGTACAGGATATCCTGGTGACGGATATTCCGGAGGATGCCCTGGTGTCTGGAAAGGATACCGTGATGGCGGGCCAGGTGCTGCTGGCTTCCGGGGGAGACGCGGTGAATGAGGCTGTGACCCTGGCCAGGCTGGGAGATCATTCTGCGCTGCTCACCAGGCTGGATAAACGGAACGTGGGCGATATGATCTTTGGGGATCTGGTGCGGGAAGGCGTCGATACCTCTCTTTTGGTGCGACCGGACGACTGCAGGACCTTCTCTACGGTGGTCGTGGTAAAGCCAAACGGAGACCATTCTTTCCTGGTGGGACCGGGGGAGAACTTTACTCCGGAGATGTCGGATGTGGATCTGTCGGTGCTCAGAAAAACGAGGGCCGTGACGGCAGGGAGCCTGTTCGCTTTGGGAGCGCTGGACCAAAACGGGATTGAGGTGATTTTTGAAGAGGCACAGAAAGCCGGCGCGCTCACCATTGCGGATATGAATTTTGACTGTGCGGGAATTGGTCCCCATGCGGTGAAAAAGGTATATCCGTATACGGATTATCTGATGCCCAGCTATGACGAGGCAGTCTATGTGACCGGTGAAAAGGATCCCGACGCGATCGCGGATGTATTCTTAAACGCCGGAGTCAAAAATGTGGTGCTTAAAATGGGAGCGGAAGGGTGCTTTTTCAAGAGCGGGGAAAAGAGGTTTTTCACCGATCCCTTTAAGATTAAACCGCTGGATACTACGGGATGCGGGGACAACTTTGTGGCAGGCTTTGTACACTGCCTGCTGAAAGGAATGGAGCCGGAAGCATGCGCAGAATTCGCCTGCGGTGCGGGAGCCTTGAATTCCCAGGGGCTTGGCGCCCATTTGTATATCCGGTCGGAACAGCATGTGGAGGAATTTATCAGACAGGCGGAAAAGGCGGCGCTTAACAGGAAATAG
- a CDS encoding DeoR/GlpR family DNA-binding transcription regulator — MLREKRRRQIYEMLMEDGEVQTSQLCRKFQVSDMTIRRDLEYLAGGKNVSRTHGGAVFLGQAKEDMEFKGATEQAKEMIARKAFELIGATQRIFIDSGTTTTLLAKNLPMGSRNIVVTNNLKIVDQVSDRPYISVLIIGGSLRIQTLSCYGAQTEEQIGRYRVDIAFLGATTVGEDGYFYDGYPPEAGVKQSIIKSAMETYVLVDSSKFNQYSLISYSHIKDVTGVITDSNISPETKERLQKMGANLIVADL; from the coding sequence GTGCTGAGGGAGAAGCGCCGCCGGCAAATATATGAGATGCTGATGGAGGACGGCGAGGTTCAGACAAGCCAGCTTTGCCGAAAATTTCAGGTGTCGGATATGACGATCCGCCGGGATCTGGAATATCTGGCGGGAGGGAAAAATGTAAGCCGTACCCATGGAGGCGCTGTGTTCCTGGGACAAGCCAAGGAAGACATGGAATTTAAGGGAGCCACAGAGCAGGCGAAGGAAATGATCGCCAGAAAGGCATTTGAGCTGATCGGCGCCACACAGAGGATTTTCATCGACTCAGGAACGACGACTACGCTTTTGGCGAAGAACCTTCCGATGGGCAGCCGGAACATAGTCGTGACCAATAATCTGAAGATTGTGGACCAGGTTTCAGACCGCCCCTATATTTCGGTATTGATCATCGGAGGATCGCTGAGGATTCAGACGCTGTCCTGCTACGGGGCGCAGACCGAAGAGCAGATTGGCCGCTACCGGGTGGATATCGCATTCCTGGGAGCCACGACAGTGGGAGAGGACGGCTATTTTTACGACGGCTATCCACCGGAAGCCGGCGTAAAACAAAGCATCATCAAATCAGCGATGGAGACTTATGTTTTGGTGGACTCCTCCAAATTCAATCAATACAGCCTGATATCCTACAGCCACATAAAGGATGTTACGGGTGTGATAACAGACAGCAATATCAGTCCGGAAACGAAAGAGAGGCTTCAGAAGATGGGAGCCAATCTGATCGTGGCTGATTTATGA
- a CDS encoding ArsR/SmtB family transcription factor has translation MIYYDKLQEALPLFQALDSEIRLRILELLMENRKMNMNEIARAVGLSNAAISVHMKKLSAAGVISISSVAGKRGTQKVCYLNEDTILIKLAEEFPGRESYDTEFNVGCYSNYQVTPTCGLSSHDQIIGALDQPQFFASPKRFQADILWFTQGFVEYLIPNYLNGGQTLDEIQISFEISSEAPGFCDVWPSDIYFYLNGTELGYWTCPGDFGERAGRLNPEWWPRVNQYGLLKLLTVNQLGTFIDGLPLNDVTIQDIKTDTAAGFLFRIAVPEHAKHIGGLTLYGTHFGNYSQGIRVKILYH, from the coding sequence ATGATCTATTATGATAAACTGCAAGAAGCGCTGCCTTTGTTTCAGGCACTCGATTCCGAGATCCGCCTTCGGATATTAGAACTGCTCATGGAAAACCGCAAAATGAATATGAACGAAATTGCCCGGGCCGTCGGCCTGTCCAACGCGGCAATCTCCGTTCATATGAAAAAGCTGAGCGCCGCCGGTGTCATCAGTATCTCCAGTGTGGCGGGAAAACGCGGCACACAAAAGGTCTGCTATCTGAACGAGGATACCATACTGATCAAGCTGGCGGAAGAATTCCCCGGGCGGGAATCCTATGATACGGAGTTTAACGTGGGCTGCTACTCCAATTATCAGGTAACTCCTACCTGCGGCCTCTCCAGTCATGACCAGATCATAGGAGCCCTGGACCAGCCTCAGTTTTTTGCTTCCCCTAAGCGGTTCCAGGCCGATATCCTCTGGTTCACCCAGGGCTTTGTTGAATATCTGATCCCCAATTATCTGAACGGCGGCCAGACTCTGGACGAAATCCAGATCTCTTTCGAGATCAGCTCCGAGGCGCCGGGCTTCTGCGACGTCTGGCCGTCGGATATCTATTTTTATCTGAACGGGACCGAGCTTGGATATTGGACTTGCCCCGGCGACTTCGGTGAAAGGGCCGGCCGCCTGAATCCGGAATGGTGGCCCAGGGTGAACCAGTACGGCCTTTTAAAGCTTTTGACTGTCAATCAGCTGGGGACCTTCATCGACGGCCTTCCCCTCAATGATGTCACGATCCAGGACATAAAAACAGACACAGCGGCCGGATTCCTTTTCCGGATCGCCGTGCCTGAGCACGCAAAGCATATAGGCGGCCTGACTTTGTATGGCACGCATTTTGGAAATTACAGCCAAGGCATCCGCGTCAAAATTCTGTATCATTGA
- a CDS encoding alcohol dehydrogenase catalytic domain-containing protein, with the protein MNLPNTMKAVMAYGRNDYAFLEDAPVPQIENPDDIILKIDACGICGSDVMWYQGADSFWGNEKEKGPMEPPVIPGHEYTGTIVAMGAGAASKGYALGERVVADMIKFCGECFYCKRGEYNMCENQRNFGHQSDVNGAFAEYMRIPEGTVVYRLPADMPLDKAVLIEPFCCAMHGVERARITKEDLVVISGMGCIGLAMVSIARKYEPRMIVGLEMNPARMELAKKFGCDLVLNPKETDVVKRVKELTEGRGCDVYLEVAAHPSSVYQGLDMIRKKGRFVQFSALPEEITYDWTIIGDRKELDIYGSYTSCHCFEKVIQGLYDGSLKSEGMITHRYSLDRFFEAVEKAARKEPDVIKIVMTMDGKE; encoded by the coding sequence ATGAACCTGCCGAATACGATGAAGGCCGTCATGGCTTATGGAAGGAATGACTATGCGTTTTTGGAGGATGCGCCGGTGCCTCAGATAGAAAATCCGGATGATATCATTCTTAAAATCGACGCCTGCGGGATATGCGGGAGCGACGTCATGTGGTATCAGGGAGCGGATTCCTTTTGGGGAAATGAAAAAGAGAAGGGACCTATGGAACCGCCGGTGATACCGGGGCATGAATATACCGGGACCATAGTGGCCATGGGAGCAGGGGCTGCCTCTAAAGGGTATGCTCTGGGAGAACGGGTGGTAGCCGATATGATCAAGTTCTGCGGAGAATGTTTCTACTGTAAGCGCGGTGAGTATAACATGTGCGAGAATCAGCGGAACTTCGGACACCAGTCGGATGTGAACGGGGCGTTTGCGGAGTATATGCGGATCCCCGAAGGGACTGTGGTATACCGACTTCCGGCGGACATGCCATTGGATAAAGCAGTCCTGATCGAGCCGTTTTGCTGTGCCATGCACGGAGTGGAAAGAGCCAGGATAACGAAGGAAGACCTGGTCGTCATCTCTGGTATGGGATGTATCGGCCTTGCCATGGTGAGCATCGCCAGGAAATATGAGCCCAGGATGATCGTGGGGCTGGAAATGAATCCCGCGCGAATGGAGCTGGCAAAGAAATTTGGCTGCGATCTCGTCCTGAATCCAAAGGAAACGGATGTGGTGAAACGGGTGAAGGAACTCACGGAAGGAAGAGGCTGTGATGTCTACCTGGAAGTGGCGGCCCATCCCAGCAGCGTTTACCAGGGCCTGGATATGATTCGCAAAAAAGGACGGTTTGTTCAGTTCAGCGCTCTGCCGGAGGAGATAACTTATGATTGGACCATTATTGGAGACCGGAAAGAGCTGGACATCTATGGCTCCTATACCAGCTGTCATTGTTTTGAGAAAGTGATCCAGGGGTTATATGACGGGTCGCTTAAATCGGAGGGCATGATCACCCACCGGTATTCTCTGGACCGGTTTTTCGAGGCGGTGGAAAAGGCGGCCCGAAAGGAGCCGGATGTCATAAAGATCGTTATGACCATGGACGGAAAGGAGTGA
- a CDS encoding alpha/beta fold hydrolase has protein sequence MPYIERDGVKIHFEEEGRGEPLLLLMGLGAGLSAWEPHRQVYRNYFRCISVDNRGAGLSDSGKAEDCTTESMAADAAAVLDSLDIKGAHVAGISMGGAIAQMLAVFRPELVKSLLLINTFARPAPYMRRIMGTFQDCYDCLTPLAFDRLLQEFIYSPATFAGHPEVLAERERELEQNTESRMTADAFRAQCEACMGHDALPYLERIRVPALVVAGKADILTPLSYAEELKNRIPGAKLYVNEGGHVQHFEHLDVFNRITLEFLKKCPGQKEAGI, from the coding sequence ATGCCTTACATAGAAAGAGACGGGGTAAAGATTCATTTTGAAGAGGAGGGAAGGGGTGAACCGCTTCTTCTCCTCATGGGACTGGGGGCCGGCTTGTCCGCATGGGAGCCTCACAGACAGGTATATCGGAACTACTTCCGATGCATCAGCGTGGACAATCGGGGAGCCGGACTGTCCGACTCGGGAAAAGCTGAAGACTGTACTACGGAGTCCATGGCGGCGGACGCGGCGGCCGTACTGGATTCCCTGGATATTAAAGGCGCTCATGTGGCCGGGATCTCCATGGGAGGGGCCATTGCCCAGATGCTGGCGGTTTTCCGGCCGGAGCTGGTGAAATCCCTTCTTCTGATCAATACCTTCGCCAGGCCTGCGCCTTATATGAGACGGATAATGGGCACGTTTCAGGATTGTTATGATTGTCTGACACCTCTGGCCTTTGACCGCCTGCTCCAGGAATTCATCTATTCTCCCGCCACCTTTGCAGGGCATCCGGAGGTCCTCGCGGAAAGGGAGAGGGAGCTTGAGCAGAATACAGAGAGCAGAATGACGGCAGACGCGTTCCGGGCGCAGTGCGAGGCATGTATGGGCCATGACGCGCTGCCATATTTGGAACGGATCCGCGTCCCGGCCCTCGTAGTGGCCGGGAAGGCAGATATCCTTACGCCGCTTTCCTATGCAGAGGAGCTGAAAAACCGGATTCCCGGAGCAAAGCTGTATGTGAATGAAGGAGGCCATGTGCAGCATTTTGAACATTTAGACGTATTCAACCGGATAACCCTGGAATTTTTGAAAAAATGTCCGGGGCAGAAGGAGGCGGGGATATGA
- a CDS encoding sugar phosphate isomerase/epimerase family protein has translation MKYGAQTYAWQMSYGTYKGKIPHILDICAQAGFGGLEIETTMLGEYGEKPQELKKEFDKRNMTLTAVGVPLPWGTAEEDEILETARLSFDAAAPFGGILMSFSIIPPAAPFEKREREQKEFLEFLARLGEMAKAAGYPPSFHTNSSPLSLFHCREDYELLKRFFEDSGMGFTPDAGHIAHGGMDVEEIFRLFMPHICHVHFKDMGKNGLWTPMGEGVIPFPELLGCLKEADYGGWIAVEEESPQAVLRPDETMLQDGVYLQKIKL, from the coding sequence ATGAAATACGGCGCCCAGACTTATGCGTGGCAGATGTCCTATGGCACATATAAGGGAAAAATTCCTCATATATTGGATATCTGTGCCCAGGCGGGGTTCGGCGGCCTGGAAATTGAAACTACTATGCTGGGGGAGTATGGAGAAAAACCGCAGGAGCTGAAAAAAGAGTTTGACAAAAGAAACATGACGCTTACGGCAGTCGGTGTGCCGCTCCCCTGGGGGACGGCTGAAGAAGACGAAATTTTGGAGACGGCCAGGCTGTCCTTTGATGCGGCCGCGCCTTTCGGCGGGATACTGATGTCCTTTTCCATCATCCCTCCGGCCGCACCCTTCGAAAAACGGGAAAGAGAACAGAAGGAGTTTCTGGAATTTCTGGCCAGGCTGGGGGAAATGGCAAAGGCGGCAGGATATCCTCCGTCTTTCCATACAAATTCATCGCCTTTATCTCTGTTTCACTGCAGAGAGGATTATGAGCTTCTAAAGAGGTTTTTCGAAGACAGCGGCATGGGTTTTACCCCGGACGCAGGCCATATTGCCCACGGCGGAATGGACGTGGAAGAAATCTTCCGCCTTTTTATGCCACATATCTGCCATGTTCATTTTAAAGATATGGGAAAGAACGGCCTGTGGACGCCGATGGGAGAAGGGGTGATTCCCTTCCCGGAGCTGCTGGGATGCCTGAAAGAGGCGGATTACGGCGGCTGGATCGCAGTAGAGGAGGAATCTCCGCAGGCGGTGCTGCGGCCGGATGAAACTATGCTGCAGGACGGTGTGTACCTGCAGAAGATAAAATTGTAA
- a CDS encoding sugar ABC transporter substrate-binding protein — translation MRKKVLCLLMCLAMVASVLAGCGSKKADETTAAKKEEKTTEAKKDETTTAAKADETTAAKSEGSSEGGKYGCAVPNAQNSFYATCVSGVEEGVKQYDPTASVVVTDASGDSRKQMDQIADLVSQGCKAIICIPIDSNAIIPALEEAAKAGVPVICMDTPAGETDAVVSTVVSNNYSAGEIAGRALLEGIGGKGKIATITTTGSEAVNDRKQALYDLIEKEFPDVEIVQEEIVQNATTEEALTLMENICQANPDLAGVFTTGDVFAIGICSALQSNGYQPGDVKVTSVDGTTNAVELIESGYLLATAAQLPKELGIHSVKNALDYLNGKDVEKLENLDCKEVNKDNASTYEGF, via the coding sequence ATGAGGAAAAAGGTTTTATGTTTACTGATGTGCTTGGCTATGGTTGCTTCTGTGCTGGCCGGCTGTGGAAGCAAGAAAGCAGATGAGACCACGGCTGCCAAGAAGGAAGAGAAGACGACAGAAGCCAAAAAGGATGAGACGACTACCGCAGCCAAAGCTGACGAGACTACAGCTGCCAAGTCAGAGGGCAGCAGTGAAGGCGGAAAGTACGGATGTGCCGTCCCCAATGCTCAGAACTCTTTTTATGCAACATGTGTATCCGGCGTGGAAGAAGGCGTGAAACAGTATGATCCTACGGCTTCCGTAGTCGTAACAGATGCTTCCGGCGATTCCCGGAAGCAGATGGATCAGATAGCCGACCTGGTATCCCAGGGATGCAAGGCTATCATCTGTATCCCCATCGATTCCAACGCCATCATTCCGGCATTGGAAGAAGCCGCAAAAGCAGGCGTTCCCGTAATATGTATGGATACTCCGGCAGGCGAGACGGATGCGGTTGTTTCCACCGTTGTTTCCAATAACTACAGCGCAGGCGAGATCGCAGGACGCGCACTTCTGGAAGGCATCGGCGGAAAAGGTAAGATCGCGACCATCACTACCACCGGAAGCGAAGCGGTAAACGACAGAAAACAGGCTCTGTATGACCTGATCGAAAAAGAATTCCCCGATGTGGAGATCGTACAGGAGGAAATTGTACAGAACGCCACCACAGAAGAAGCTCTTACACTTATGGAGAATATCTGCCAGGCAAATCCTGATCTGGCGGGCGTATTCACCACCGGCGACGTATTTGCGATTGGAATCTGTTCCGCGCTGCAGTCCAACGGATATCAGCCCGGCGATGTAAAAGTCACCAGCGTAGACGGCACGACCAATGCGGTTGAGTTGATCGAATCCGGTTATCTGCTCGCGACAGCGGCACAGCTTCCCAAAGAACTGGGCATCCATAGTGTAAAGAACGCGTTGGATTATCTGAACGGCAAGGATGTTGAGAAGTTAGAAAATCTGGACTGCAAGGAAGTAAATAAGGACAACGCCAGTACATACGAAGGATTCTAA